The Flavobacterium sp. HJ-32-4 genome contains a region encoding:
- a CDS encoding fumarylacetoacetate hydrolase family protein, producing MKFSTFQLQSKTHVGLVETDIVISLESLGNKLGTPFPSTLLEIIDGGPEMLASIAAARKELNENQLAAMAVPLAEVTLLAPIPRPRKNIIGIGLNYTEHVAESARTLDTSKELPQQPVIFSKPPTAVTGTNTFIIHNPKLTQQLDWEVELAVVIGKGGKYIPKDQALDHVFGYTVINDISARDCRRAGQWIVSKGQDTFAPMGPVLVTKDEIPDPHNLNLWLTVNGVEKQRSNTKFMLFRIADLIEDLSTVFTLEPGDIIATGTPAGVGAGRDPQEWMWHGDVVEATVEGIGTITNTIKELGR from the coding sequence ATGAAATTCTCCACTTTCCAACTCCAGTCCAAAACCCACGTCGGCCTTGTAGAAACCGACATCGTGATATCGCTCGAATCACTCGGCAACAAACTGGGAACCCCGTTTCCGTCTACCCTGCTCGAGATCATCGACGGCGGTCCGGAAATGTTGGCTTCCATTGCCGCGGCCCGAAAAGAACTCAACGAGAACCAGCTGGCCGCGATGGCTGTGCCCTTGGCGGAAGTCACGCTGCTCGCCCCTATCCCACGTCCGCGTAAGAATATCATCGGTATCGGGTTGAACTACACCGAACACGTGGCCGAAAGTGCCCGCACCCTTGATACCTCAAAAGAATTGCCGCAACAACCGGTGATTTTTTCCAAGCCACCCACGGCGGTGACCGGCACCAACACCTTTATTATACACAACCCAAAACTCACCCAACAATTGGATTGGGAAGTCGAATTGGCCGTCGTCATTGGGAAAGGCGGTAAATACATTCCGAAAGACCAGGCCCTCGACCACGTGTTTGGCTACACCGTCATCAACGATATTTCCGCCCGTGACTGCCGTCGCGCCGGGCAATGGATCGTATCGAAAGGCCAGGATACCTTCGCGCCTATGGGGCCCGTGCTGGTAACAAAAGACGAAATTCCCGATCCGCACAACCTGAACCTGTGGCTGACGGTGAACGGTGTCGAGAAACAACGTTCCAACACCAAATTCATGCTGTTCCGCATTGCCGACCTGATCGAAGACCTGAGCACCGTCTTCACCCTCGAACCCGGCGACATCATTGCCACGGGAACACCTGCCGGAGTCGGCGCCGGCCGCGACCCACAGGAATGGATGTGGCATGGTGACGTGGTGGAAGCCACGGTGGAAGGAATTGGTACTATCACCAATACAATCAAAGAGTTAGGAAGGTGA
- a CDS encoding cupin domain-containing protein: MDTQHSDDVLGRARVTDTPELEAYYRELETLGAGALWTVANDIEPWEPRTSSIPMLWKYSDLRELVLKSSELVTPEQAGRRVVYLVNDKRRDVSAAVGWLYTGIQVTRPGESTSAHRHRASALRFIMEGERGYTVVDGHKIMLEVNDFVITPNSAWHEHGVEEGGKTCIWQDGLDIPLVNALEANDYAVFDGKQPLVAPVNYLPMSYSGAGIVPSQHVWDKPYSPLFKYAWKDVYPALLKAAEVNEGSPFDGIIMRYTNPLTGGHVMQTMGATMQLLRAGEHTKAHKHTGSFVYQCAKGHGYSIIGGKRFDWRERDIFCVPSWTYHEHVNLSDSEDACLFSFNDLPTIEALGLYQEKAYPENDGYQILEA; this comes from the coding sequence ATGGATACACAACATTCCGACGACGTCCTCGGCCGTGCCCGCGTCACCGACACTCCAGAACTCGAAGCGTATTACCGCGAACTCGAAACGCTCGGCGCCGGCGCTCTCTGGACGGTCGCCAACGACATCGAACCCTGGGAACCGCGCACGTCGTCAATTCCGATGCTTTGGAAATACAGCGATCTACGCGAGCTCGTGCTCAAATCATCCGAACTCGTAACGCCCGAACAAGCCGGCCGCCGCGTCGTATACCTCGTCAACGACAAACGCCGCGATGTCAGCGCAGCCGTCGGCTGGCTCTACACCGGCATCCAGGTCACGCGCCCCGGCGAAAGCACGTCGGCCCACCGCCACCGCGCATCGGCCCTGCGGTTCATTATGGAGGGCGAACGCGGTTATACCGTGGTAGACGGACACAAAATCATGCTGGAAGTCAACGACTTCGTCATCACGCCCAATTCGGCTTGGCACGAACACGGTGTGGAGGAAGGCGGCAAAACCTGCATTTGGCAGGACGGACTCGACATTCCGCTCGTAAATGCCCTCGAAGCCAATGATTACGCGGTTTTCGATGGCAAACAACCCCTCGTGGCACCGGTTAATTACCTGCCGATGAGCTACTCCGGAGCCGGCATCGTACCCTCGCAACATGTGTGGGACAAGCCGTATTCACCGCTCTTTAAATACGCGTGGAAAGACGTATATCCCGCATTGCTCAAAGCCGCTGAAGTCAACGAAGGATCGCCTTTCGACGGCATCATCATGCGCTATACCAACCCACTCACCGGCGGCCACGTCATGCAAACCATGGGCGCTACCATGCAGTTACTGCGCGCTGGCGAACACACCAAAGCCCACAAACACACCGGCTCATTCGTCTACCAATGCGCCAAAGGCCACGGCTATTCGATCATCGGCGGCAAACGCTTCGACTGGCGCGAACGCGACATCTTCTGCGTTCCGTCATGGACGTACCACGAACACGTCAACCTGTCTGATTCGGAAGACGCCTGCCTGTTCTCGTTCAACGATTTACCCACCATCGAGGCCCTCGGACTCTACCAGGAAAAAGCCTATCCGGAAAACGACGGTTACCAGATTTTGGAAGCATGA
- a CDS encoding aldehyde dehydrogenase family protein: protein MDFNERLASLFIAENEIPEAFRIDEVRQEYFLLDGTMRKWDGPFQDVLSPVYIKTDKGLQKKKIGSYPVCTEAEAAQALEAAVAAWNDGRGDWPTRSVENRIACVETFTRKMIQKKEETVKLIMWEIGKSHADATKEFDRTVAYIYATIDALKNLDREASGFEITEGVGAQIRRSPLGVVLCMGPYNYPLNETFTTLIPALIMGNTLLFKPPKYGTLLHYPLQEAFLESFPKGVINFLYGRGSDIIPGLMHSGKINVLTLIGSSKVANELKKQHPKVNRLRAVLGLDAKNAAIVTGNVDMSLAVKEILAGSLSFNGQRCTALKIVWVHRSKADEFLAAFSAAIAACKFGLPWEPDVMFTPLPEAEKIDYLNDCVADAIEKGAKVVNENGGRSQESFYYPAVVYPVNSDMRLYHEEQFGPIVPVVPYDDWEEVLQYLIDAKYGQQVSVFTNDATELGQMIDPLVNIVSRVNVNSQAQRGPDVFPFTGRKDSAEGTLSVTDAIRSFSIRSLVAFKMNDTNTKLINEVVDGDGSNFLSTKFIF, encoded by the coding sequence ATGGACTTCAACGAACGGCTTGCCTCGCTATTTATCGCAGAGAATGAGATCCCGGAAGCCTTCCGGATCGACGAAGTGCGACAGGAGTATTTCCTTTTAGACGGAACCATGCGCAAGTGGGACGGGCCGTTCCAGGATGTGCTATCACCGGTTTATATAAAAACTGATAAAGGACTGCAAAAGAAGAAAATAGGAAGTTATCCTGTTTGCACGGAGGCCGAAGCCGCACAGGCACTCGAAGCCGCCGTGGCCGCCTGGAACGACGGCAGGGGAGACTGGCCGACCCGCAGCGTCGAAAACCGCATTGCCTGTGTCGAAACCTTCACCCGGAAGATGATCCAGAAGAAGGAGGAAACCGTCAAACTCATCATGTGGGAAATCGGGAAATCACATGCCGATGCTACCAAGGAATTCGACCGGACGGTTGCCTACATTTACGCCACCATCGACGCCCTGAAAAACCTCGACCGCGAGGCTTCGGGATTTGAAATAACGGAAGGCGTGGGGGCACAGATACGGCGTTCGCCACTTGGAGTGGTACTTTGTATGGGACCATACAATTACCCTCTAAATGAAACGTTTACAACATTGATTCCCGCATTGATAATGGGGAATACCTTGTTATTCAAACCGCCGAAATATGGTACCTTACTACATTATCCATTGCAGGAAGCGTTCCTGGAAAGTTTCCCCAAAGGCGTCATCAATTTCCTTTACGGTCGCGGCAGCGATATCATACCGGGGTTGATGCACTCGGGGAAAATCAATGTGTTGACGCTCATCGGATCAAGTAAGGTAGCAAACGAACTGAAGAAGCAACACCCGAAAGTGAACCGTTTGCGGGCGGTACTCGGACTCGACGCGAAAAACGCCGCCATCGTCACCGGAAACGTCGATATGTCATTGGCAGTGAAGGAGATACTGGCCGGAAGCCTGTCGTTTAACGGACAACGCTGCACGGCGCTTAAGATCGTGTGGGTGCACCGCAGCAAGGCCGACGAGTTTCTCGCAGCCTTCAGCGCCGCCATCGCTGCCTGCAAGTTTGGCCTGCCATGGGAACCGGATGTGATGTTCACGCCGTTGCCGGAGGCCGAAAAAATCGACTATCTCAACGATTGTGTGGCCGATGCCATCGAAAAAGGCGCCAAAGTCGTCAATGAAAACGGCGGTCGCTCACAGGAATCGTTTTATTATCCGGCCGTGGTTTATCCGGTCAACAGCGACATGCGGCTGTACCATGAAGAACAATTCGGGCCGATTGTGCCGGTCGTTCCATACGACGACTGGGAAGAAGTACTGCAGTACCTGATTGATGCGAAATACGGACAACAGGTAAGCGTGTTTACAAACGACGCCACGGAACTCGGCCAGATGATTGATCCGCTGGTCAACATCGTCAGCCGCGTCAACGTCAACAGCCAGGCGCAGCGCGGACCCGACGTGTTTCCGTTTACCGGACGCAAAGACAGCGCCGAAGGAACGTTGTCAGTTACCGACGCGATACGATCATTTTCGATCCGTTCATTGGTGGCCTTCAAAATGAACGACACCAACACCAAACTCATCAACGAAGTAGTGGACGGTGACGGGTCCAATTTCCTCAGCACAAAGTTTATTTTCTAA
- a CDS encoding NAD(P)-dependent alcohol dehydrogenase, which yields MTLVKAYAAYDAQTPLRPFELDRGELKPHQVRIDILYSGVCHSDLHTAKGDWGPAIYPLVPGHEIVGRITEVGAAVTKFRAGDLAGVGCFVDSCRQCSSCKAGEEQYCDEGPTFTYNSLQRGTGAPTYGGYSTAIQVDEEYVVKVSDKLDLKAVAPLLCAGVTTYSPLRYLKVGKGHKVGVLGLGGLGHMAVKFAASFGAEVTMLSGSPSKEADARSLGAHHFALTSDPAKMAALANTFDVIIDTVAANHDHAAYVALLRKGGTLVILGLPSEPAHIPSFLLVPKRRKIMGSMIGGIAETQEMLDYCAEHGIVSDIELINMDYINEAYERMVRSDVKYRFVIDMASLKQ from the coding sequence ATGACACTTGTAAAAGCATATGCCGCCTACGACGCCCAAACGCCATTACGCCCGTTTGAACTCGACCGCGGCGAACTGAAACCCCATCAGGTACGAATCGATATCCTATATAGTGGCGTGTGCCACTCTGATTTACATACCGCCAAAGGCGACTGGGGCCCCGCCATCTATCCTTTGGTGCCTGGCCACGAAATTGTCGGACGCATTACGGAAGTCGGCGCTGCCGTTACCAAATTCCGCGCAGGCGACCTCGCCGGTGTCGGTTGTTTCGTCGATTCGTGTCGCCAATGTTCGAGCTGTAAGGCAGGAGAGGAGCAATACTGCGACGAAGGCCCGACCTTTACCTACAATAGCCTTCAAAGAGGCACTGGCGCACCGACGTACGGGGGCTATTCAACTGCGATCCAGGTAGACGAGGAGTATGTGGTAAAAGTCTCTGACAAACTCGACCTCAAAGCCGTAGCACCGCTGTTGTGTGCCGGCGTCACGACCTATTCGCCACTTCGCTACTTAAAGGTAGGAAAAGGGCATAAAGTAGGGGTGTTGGGACTCGGCGGACTCGGGCACATGGCCGTGAAATTCGCCGCTTCGTTCGGGGCAGAAGTCACCATGCTCAGCGGTTCACCTTCAAAAGAAGCGGACGCCCGGTCGCTCGGCGCCCACCATTTTGCGTTGACGAGCGATCCGGCTAAAATGGCGGCACTCGCCAATACGTTCGACGTCATCATCGATACGGTGGCCGCCAACCACGACCACGCCGCCTATGTAGCGCTGTTGCGGAAAGGGGGCACCCTGGTGATTCTTGGATTACCATCGGAACCGGCCCACATCCCGTCGTTTTTGCTCGTGCCAAAACGCCGTAAGATTATGGGAAGTATGATCGGCGGTATCGCGGAAACCCAGGAAATGCTCGACTATTGTGCGGAACACGGCATAGTGTCGGATATCGAACTCATCAACATGGACTATATCAACGAGGCCTATGAACGTATGGTGCGCAGCGACGTGAAATACCGCTTTGTGATTGATATGGCTTCTTTAAAACAATAA
- a CDS encoding DUF294 nucleotidyltransferase-like domain-containing protein: protein MKNSVAERIADFLGAYPPFNYLTHDELLRVAADVRVLSLEKNKMIFQINDALHAYFYVVASGVINLFTISDAEETLLNRCEPGDILGLRPFFAKNNYMMTAKAREESIVYAIPIDSFRPFALTNAEVLDFLLQSFASTARGTVTAGKGKLLNDSVQLTDGTTEIQFFQSLDYNRTPLLVSPGHPVQQVAQQMTDNLTGCAIVQEKNMPLGWITDADIRAKIATGRFPATTEVRNIMASNVITVPENLSLAEAQLAMLRHNVSFLCVTIDGSERSPIRGVVSQHDLIAAQANNPGVLIKEIKRAAAPSELKELREKLADFIRISIDNKIPLSHISNIAGEVNIALVKRAIDLAVLDFGSPPARFSWLIVGSQGRKEQLLLTDQDSFLVFEDVAPEKYKEVKDYFLRLAKRTDQILEEVGYAPSPDGIVAGNPLWCRSLSDWLQQYEEWMTNPGSKAESSHAIFFDYELAYGETSLEEALTEVIFRHTKNKKFLALLATEALKRPLPLSFFKNFIVEEEGPHKDLFDIKNRGLLIYADMARVLSLSLNIKGINNTFARFRQLAMTESKYTDAYQNAAEAFQTLQKFRAVNGLRNGTNGQFISIEELSKNDRERLKNCFLPLKDLEEILKHKFQLTYFS from the coding sequence ATGAAAAACAGCGTTGCCGAACGGATAGCCGATTTCCTCGGAGCCTATCCGCCCTTCAACTACCTTACCCACGACGAGCTGCTGCGCGTCGCCGCGGATGTGCGCGTATTGAGTCTCGAAAAGAACAAGATGATTTTCCAGATCAACGATGCGTTGCATGCCTATTTCTATGTAGTGGCGTCAGGCGTGATCAATCTTTTTACCATTTCGGATGCGGAGGAAACACTCCTGAACCGCTGCGAGCCCGGCGATATTCTAGGCCTGCGCCCGTTTTTTGCCAAGAATAATTATATGATGACGGCGAAGGCGCGCGAGGAAAGCATCGTCTACGCCATTCCCATCGATTCGTTTCGCCCGTTTGCCCTGACGAATGCGGAGGTCTTGGACTTCCTGCTGCAGAGTTTCGCCAGCACGGCGCGCGGAACGGTTACGGCGGGAAAAGGAAAACTGCTGAATGACAGTGTGCAACTGACGGATGGCACGACCGAAATCCAGTTCTTCCAATCGCTCGATTACAATCGGACGCCGCTATTGGTCTCACCCGGACATCCGGTGCAACAGGTGGCGCAGCAAATGACGGATAACCTGACGGGCTGCGCGATCGTGCAGGAAAAGAACATGCCGTTGGGATGGATCACCGATGCGGACATACGCGCTAAAATCGCTACCGGACGGTTTCCCGCCACGACGGAAGTCCGAAATATCATGGCCTCAAACGTCATTACCGTACCCGAGAACCTGTCGCTGGCGGAAGCCCAATTAGCGATGCTCCGGCACAACGTCTCGTTTCTTTGTGTGACGATTGACGGTTCCGAACGTTCGCCGATACGGGGCGTGGTGTCGCAACATGACCTGATTGCCGCTCAGGCGAACAACCCGGGTGTGCTGATCAAAGAGATCAAACGCGCGGCAGCCCCTTCCGAACTGAAAGAACTTCGGGAAAAACTGGCGGATTTCATACGGATTTCCATCGACAATAAAATCCCGTTGTCGCATATCAGCAATATTGCCGGCGAGGTGAATATCGCGTTGGTGAAACGGGCGATCGATTTGGCCGTCCTGGATTTTGGCTCCCCTCCTGCCCGATTCTCATGGCTGATTGTCGGTAGCCAGGGCCGGAAGGAACAGTTGCTGCTCACCGACCAGGACAGCTTTTTGGTTTTTGAGGATGTGGCGCCGGAGAAATACAAAGAAGTCAAAGATTACTTCCTTCGTCTCGCAAAGCGTACCGACCAGATTTTAGAGGAAGTAGGATACGCGCCGTCACCGGATGGTATCGTGGCGGGTAATCCGTTGTGGTGCCGTTCGCTCTCCGACTGGCTCCAGCAATACGAAGAATGGATGACGAATCCGGGTTCAAAAGCCGAATCAAGCCATGCCATCTTCTTCGATTACGAACTGGCGTATGGCGAAACCTCATTGGAAGAAGCGCTTACGGAAGTCATTTTCCGTCATACGAAAAACAAGAAATTCCTTGCACTGCTCGCGACGGAAGCGTTGAAACGGCCGTTGCCATTGAGCTTTTTCAAGAATTTTATTGTAGAGGAAGAAGGTCCGCATAAAGATTTGTTCGATATCAAAAACCGCGGACTGCTGATCTACGCCGATATGGCGCGGGTGTTGTCGCTGAGCCTTAATATCAAAGGCATCAACAATACCTTTGCCCGTTTCCGCCAATTGGCGATGACGGAATCCAAGTACACCGATGCCTACCAGAATGCGGCGGAGGCTTTCCAGACCTTACAGAAATTCCGTGCGGTCAATGGCTTACGCAACGGCACGAACGGGCAGTTTATCTCGATTGAGGAGCTGTCGAAAAACGATCGCGAACGGTTGAAAAACTGCTTCCTTCCGTTGAAAGACCTTGAAGAAATCCTGAAACACAAGTTCCAGCTTACGTATTTTTCATGA
- a CDS encoding PolC-type DNA polymerase III, translated as MMLDWLKNINKDYPDFWRAYLSKFDEKPTRIVALSTKTTGTDYKKDVIVSIGAVAIEGDQVLIGDNFEVVLLQYVFNHDNGLSNEFIVESQLPKLVEPQAIQQFIEYLENATLVGHRVDFDVEMLNEALDRIHAGRLKNEALDIEVMYRKWKDLNDGRHFGLDDICAEFKIPVSERVSAAEDAYAVALLFLKLKSRLQLKI; from the coding sequence ATGATGCTCGACTGGCTTAAGAATATCAACAAAGATTATCCTGACTTCTGGCGGGCGTACTTGTCGAAATTCGATGAGAAGCCGACCCGTATCGTGGCGCTCAGTACCAAAACTACGGGCACCGATTACAAGAAAGATGTGATTGTCTCCATCGGTGCGGTGGCCATTGAAGGCGACCAGGTGTTGATAGGCGATAATTTCGAAGTAGTGCTGTTGCAATACGTCTTTAACCACGACAATGGCCTGTCGAACGAATTCATCGTCGAGAGCCAGTTACCGAAACTCGTGGAACCGCAGGCCATACAGCAATTTATTGAATACCTCGAGAATGCGACGTTGGTCGGCCACCGGGTCGATTTCGATGTGGAGATGCTGAACGAAGCGTTGGACCGCATCCATGCCGGGCGACTCAAGAACGAAGCGCTGGATATAGAAGTCATGTACCGCAAATGGAAAGACCTTAACGACGGTCGCCATTTCGGACTCGACGATATTTGTGCGGAGTTTAAGATTCCGGTATCCGAACGGGTATCCGCCGCGGAAGATGCGTATGCGGTGGCCCTGCTTTTCCTGAAACTCAAATCGCGTTTACAGCTTAAAATCTGA
- the acs gene encoding acetate--CoA ligase — translation MSYYKIPNLEQYFKHYNKSVREPRKFWGRIAQENFNWYQPWEKVVDFDMQEARFEWFTGAKVNIVKNCIDRHLARRGDKTAIIFEPNNPDEPAQHITYNELYVQVAKLANILRDCGIKKGDRVCIYLPMIPELAYAVLACARIGAIHSVIFAGFSASAVASRINDCEARMVITSDGGFRGEKTIDLKGIIDEALEKCPTVETTLVVKRTNTPVKMKEGRDQWLEPLMDEAIGNNVAEIMDAEDPLFILYTSGSTGKPKGMLHTTAGYMVYTAYTFKNVFSYEENDIFWCTADIGWITGHSYILYGPLLNGATTVIFEGVPSYPDFSRFWHVIEKHKITHFYTAPTAIRSLAKENLEYVQPFPLKSLRVIGSVGEPINEEAWNWYNDHVGGKRCPLVDTWWQTETGGIMISPIAFVTPTKPTYASLPLPGIQPVLMDELRNEIEGNSVTGSLCIKFPWPSMARTIWGDHQRFKETYFSAFPGKYFTGDGALRDEVGYYRITGRVDDVIIVSGHNLGTAPIEDAINEHPAVAESAIVGFPHDIKGNALYGYVILKETGESRNQDNLRKEINQMISDHVGPIAKLDKIQFVSGLPKTRSGKIMRRILRKIAEGDFSSFGDTSTLLNPEIVDEIKDERI, via the coding sequence ATGAGCTACTATAAAATACCCAACCTCGAACAGTATTTCAAACACTACAACAAATCGGTTCGCGAGCCCCGCAAATTTTGGGGACGTATCGCACAGGAAAACTTTAACTGGTACCAGCCATGGGAAAAGGTCGTCGACTTTGACATGCAGGAAGCCCGTTTCGAGTGGTTTACCGGTGCGAAAGTCAATATCGTCAAGAACTGTATCGACCGGCATCTGGCGCGGCGCGGCGACAAAACCGCGATTATTTTCGAACCGAACAATCCCGACGAACCGGCGCAGCACATTACCTATAATGAGTTGTATGTGCAGGTAGCGAAACTGGCCAATATTCTGCGCGATTGCGGTATTAAGAAAGGCGATCGGGTATGTATTTATTTGCCGATGATTCCCGAATTGGCGTATGCTGTATTGGCCTGCGCCCGGATCGGTGCCATCCACTCGGTCATTTTCGCCGGATTTTCGGCTTCTGCCGTGGCCTCCCGTATCAACGACTGCGAAGCCCGGATGGTCATCACTTCCGATGGCGGCTTTCGGGGTGAAAAAACGATTGACCTGAAAGGTATTATCGACGAAGCCCTCGAAAAGTGTCCGACGGTCGAAACCACACTGGTGGTAAAGCGCACGAACACACCGGTCAAGATGAAGGAAGGCCGCGACCAATGGCTCGAACCGCTAATGGACGAAGCTATAGGTAACAACGTAGCAGAGATTATGGATGCCGAAGACCCGCTGTTCATCCTGTACACATCCGGTTCGACCGGTAAGCCGAAAGGCATGTTACACACGACGGCCGGCTATATGGTTTACACTGCGTATACCTTTAAAAACGTCTTTTCCTACGAAGAGAATGATATTTTCTGGTGTACGGCCGACATCGGATGGATTACCGGGCACTCGTATATCTTATACGGACCCCTGCTCAACGGCGCCACGACTGTTATCTTCGAAGGTGTACCGTCGTATCCCGATTTCAGCCGCTTCTGGCACGTCATCGAAAAACACAAAATCACGCATTTCTACACCGCGCCGACCGCCATCCGATCGCTTGCAAAAGAAAACCTCGAATACGTACAACCCTTCCCTCTCAAGAGCTTACGCGTGATCGGTTCGGTAGGCGAACCCATCAACGAAGAGGCATGGAATTGGTACAACGACCACGTCGGAGGAAAACGCTGTCCGCTCGTCGATACCTGGTGGCAAACCGAAACAGGCGGTATCATGATTTCGCCGATCGCCTTTGTCACGCCGACCAAACCGACGTATGCCTCCCTGCCGTTGCCGGGTATACAGCCGGTACTGATGGACGAACTGCGCAATGAAATCGAAGGGAATTCCGTAACCGGAAGCCTGTGTATCAAATTCCCGTGGCCGTCGATGGCACGCACCATTTGGGGTGACCACCAACGGTTTAAGGAGACGTATTTTTCGGCCTTCCCTGGGAAATACTTCACCGGTGACGGTGCGTTGCGCGATGAAGTCGGGTACTACCGCATCACCGGACGGGTAGACGATGTGATCATCGTATCCGGACACAACCTCGGAACCGCACCGATCGAAGACGCCATCAACGAACACCCGGCTGTGGCGGAATCGGCGATCGTCGGATTCCCTCATGACATAAAAGGAAATGCGTTGTATGGGTATGTTATCCTCAAAGAAACAGGGGAGAGCCGTAACCAGGACAACCTTCGCAAAGAAATCAACCAGATGATTTCGGATCACGTCGGGCCTATTGCCAAACTCGACAAGATCCAATTCGTATCCGGGTTGCCGAAAACACGTTCGGGCAAGATCATGCGTCGCATCTTACGGAAAATAGCGGAAGGGGATTTCTCCAGCTTTGGAGACACGTCCACACTGCTCAATCCCGAGATCGTTGACGAGATCAAGGACGAACGCATCTAA
- a CDS encoding response regulator transcription factor produces MKKILIVDDEPNIVMSLEYAFRKLDFQVFIARDGEEALDLLANQSVDVVILDVMMPKVDGYQTLEGIRNADHLGHTKVIFLSAKNKASDIEKGLALGADLYLTKPFSVKKLIESVQALLPSDS; encoded by the coding sequence ATGAAAAAGATACTCATCGTTGACGACGAGCCTAACATTGTAATGTCGCTTGAATATGCCTTCCGGAAACTTGATTTCCAGGTATTCATTGCACGTGATGGGGAAGAGGCACTTGACCTGCTGGCCAACCAGTCCGTAGACGTCGTCATCCTCGATGTCATGATGCCCAAAGTCGATGGCTACCAAACCCTCGAAGGCATCCGCAACGCCGACCACCTGGGTCATACCAAAGTCATTTTTCTCAGCGCCAAAAACAAAGCGTCCGACATCGAAAAAGGACTGGCGCTTGGTGCCGATCTCTATCTGACCAAACCCTTCTCGGTCAAGAAGTTGATAGAATCGGTACAGGCATTGCTACCTTCCGATAGTTAG